Proteins encoded together in one Psychrobacter sanguinis window:
- a CDS encoding YfhL family 4Fe-4S dicluster ferredoxin, translating to MALKITSECINCDICEPECPNEAISYDQKGQKTYVIDPNLCTECVGFYDEPTCDKVCPIDCIIPDPERIETEEELLQKHKAIWSK from the coding sequence ATGGCACTAAAGATTACCTCTGAGTGCATTAACTGTGACATCTGTGAACCTGAGTGCCCTAATGAGGCCATTAGCTATGACCAAAAAGGTCAAAAGACCTATGTGATTGACCCCAATCTATGCACAGAATGCGTGGGCTTTTATGATGAGCCAACCTGTGACAAGGTTTGCCCGATTGACTGCATTATCCCAGACCCTGAACGTATTGAGACTGAAGAAGAACTGCTGCAAAAGCACAAAGCCATTTGGTCGAAATAA